The Oryzias latipes chromosome 1, ASM223467v1 genome contains a region encoding:
- the htt gene encoding huntingtin isoform X9, translated as MATMEKLMKAFESLKSFQQQQGPPTAEELVQKQKKEQATTKKDRVTHCLTICENIIAQSLRTSPEFQKLLGIAMEMFLLCSDDSESDVRMVADECLNKIIKALMDSNLPRLQLELYKEIKKNGASRSLRAALWRFAELAHLIRPQKCRPYLVNLLPCLTRITKRQEETVQETLAAATPKIMAALGNFANDGEVKLLLKSFVANLKSSSPTIRRTAASSAVSVCQHSRRTSYFYTWLLNVLLGLLVPVDEEHPSHLILGTLLTLRYMMPLLQQQVNTTSLKGSFGVMRKEADVQPTPEQMLQVYELTLHYTQHWDHNVVTAALELLQQTFRTPPPELLHLLITAGSIPHATVFRQDNESRARSGSILELIGKVLSGEEDGLEDEAEKSEVPAAAFTDGSSVSQVDIITEQPRSSQHALQPADSVDLSASSEQGGGGGTSASGTPESPNENEEEMLSRSSSGGANAAPETAEYTSSEIAVPEGEEGGAMLATHDRSLPPSDSSQTTTEGPDSAVTPSDVAELVLDGSDSQYSGMQIGTLQDEEEEGTASSSLEEPSELFMPSALALSKPHLFDGRGHNRQGSDCSVDRFLPKDEPAESEPDVRVKPSRIKGPIGHYTDQGAEPLVHCVRLLAASFLLAGEKHDLIPDKEVRVSVKALALSCVGAAAALHPEAFFNSLYLEPLDGVPLQDQQYISDVLDFIAHGDPQIRGGTAILCGAILQAALTKTRYNISTWLASVQRATGNPLSLADLVPLIQKTLKDESSVTCKMACAAVRHCIMTLCSSTLSELGLQLVIDLLSLRDSSYWLVRTELLETLAELDFRLISFLERKSDALHKGTHHYTGRLQLQDRVLNDVVICLLGDDDPRVRHVAASVVSRVVPRLFFDCDQGQVDPVVAIARDQSSVYLQLLMHETQPPSQFTVSPITRTYRGYNLSNAVSDVTLENNLSRVVTAVSHAFSSSTSRALTFGCCEALSLLASNFPVSTWSAGWHCGFVSSSSTFSSHPGLSRSRGRALSFSQSSNTPSAAATSPDVERRTLTVGMANMVLSLLSSAWFPLDLSAHQDTLLLSGNLIAAVAPKCLRNPWAGEEEGSGGSAAAGPNKMEEPWAALSERTLVNMVEQLFSHLLKVLNICAHVLDDTPPGPAVKAALPSLSNTPSLSPIRRKGKEKEATEPNAGPLSPKKSTEVNTGRPPEGTGSTVVNKSTTLGSFYHLPPYLKLYDVLKATHANYKVTLDLHNHEKFGSFLRATLDVLSQLLELATLHDIGKCVEEILGYLKSCFSREPTMATVCVQQLLKTLFGTNLASQHEGILSGPSRSQGKALRLGSSSLRPGLYHYCFMAPYTHFTQALADASLRNMVQAEQEQDASGWFDVMQKASNQLRSHIVNATRHRGDKNAIHNHIRLFEPLVIKALKQYTTSTSVVLQRQVLDLLAQLVQLRVNYCLLDSDQVFIGFVLKQFEYIEVGQFRDSEAIIPNIFFFLVLLSYERYHSKQIIGIPKIIQLCDGIMASGRKAVTHAIPALQPIVHDLFILRGSNKADAGKELETQKEVVVSMLLRLIQHHQVLEMFILVLQQCHKENEDKWKRLSRQIADVILPMIAKQQMHLDSPEALGVLNTLFESVAPSSLRPVDMLLKSMFTIPASMASVATVQLWVSGILAVLRVLISQSTEDIVLSRVHELSLSPHFLSCRTIRRLQQQGAAQCELPAAETLSNQEANGDAQKAPPEETFARFLLQLVGVLLDDISSRRVKVEITEQQHTFYCQQLGTLLMCLIHVFKSGMFRRITAAASRLLKAESGGGLTGSEANLFYPLEGLNSKVQCLITTHPPLVLLWCQVLLIINYTNYSWWAEVHQTQRRHSLSSTKLLSSHSSGEGEEESCESRLAVVNREIVRSGALILFCDYVCQNLHDSEHLTWLIVNHVRDLIALSHEPPVQDFISAVHRNSAASGLFIQAIQSRCDNLTAPTTLKKTLQCLEGIHLSQSGSLLMLYVDKLLDTPFRVLARMVDTLACRRVEMLLAETLQNSIAQLPVEELDRIQEYLQTSGLAQRHQRFYSLLDRFRATVANSRSPTPPVTSHPLDGNPPPSPEQVVADKEWYVALVKSQCGLRGDVSLSETTELLTKLPSAELLNTMSRKDFNLGLLCPSVSVGVQRLARGQGPLLLETTLQVTLDQLAEVTGSLPVPHQSFLPPPEPQPYWEQLADLYDKPGFYSRVLALCRALSQYLLKVGQLPSSLQIPSDKEHLITTFTCTATEVVAWRLLHDQLPLSVDLQWALSCLCLSLQQPCVWNKLSTPEYTTQTCSLVYCLRLIIVAVAVSPGDRLLHAEKRQAGDKDADADDVHSGRAKNPCEWRACEIMAELVEGLQSVLCLGHPKNSAFPAFVTPMLRNIIISLSRLPLVNSYTRVPPLVWKLGWSPQPGGEFGTTLPEIPVDFLHEKDVFREFLYRINTLGWSSRTQFEETWATLLGVLVTQPITMDQEETQQEEDLERTQLNVLAVQAITSLVLSAMTLPTAGNPAVSCPEQQPRNKSLKALETRFGRKLAVIRGEVEREIQALVSKRDNVHTHHPYHAWDPVPSLSVASAGTLISHDKLLLQINTERDMGNMDYKLGQVSIHSVWLGNNITPLREEEWGEDEEDEADTPAPTSPPLSPINSRKHRAGVDIHSCSQFLLELYSQWLIPGSSGHRRTPTILISEVVRSLLAVSDLFTERNQFDMMFSTLMELHRLHPPEDEILNQYLVPAICKAAAVLGMDKAIAEPVCRLLETTLRSTHLPSRMGALHGVLYVLECDLLDDTAKQLIPTVSEYLLSNLRAIAHCVNLHNQQHVLVMCAVAFYMMENYPLDVGPEFVAAVIQLCGVMVSASEDCTPSIIYHCVLRGLERLLLSEQLSRMDGEALVKLSVDRVNASSPHRAMAALGLMLTCMYTAVLTSGSDGVRGQVDSAVAEAAAVMEGHVGFSLGKEKASPASRPAHPDPQAPDSESIIVAMERVSVLFDRIRKGFPSEARVVSRILPQFLDDFFPPQDIMNKVIGEFLSNQQPYPQFMATVVYRVFQTLHATGQSSMVRDWVLLSLSNFTQRTPVAMAMWSLSCFFVSASTSQWISALLPHVISRMGSIEVVDVNLFCVVAMDFYRHQIDEELDRRAFQSVFETVAAPGSPYHRLLSCLQSIHQDTSL; from the exons CGACGTCCGGATGGTGGCTGACGAGTGCCTGAACAAAATCATTAAA GCGCTGATGGACTCTAATTTACCCAGACTGCAGCTGGAGTTGtacaaagaaattaaaaag AACGGTGCCTCTCGGAGTCTGAGGGCGGCTTTGTGGAGGTTTGCTGAGCTGGCCCACCTCATCAGGCCGCAGAAGTGCAG GCCGTACCTGGTGAACCTGCTGCCGTGCCTCACCCGCATCACCAAGCGGCAGGAGGAAACCGTGCAGGAGACCCTGGCTGCAGCAACGCCCAAAATCATGGCCGCGCTAGGAAACTTTGCGAATGACGGCGAGGTCAAG cTCCTGCTAAAGTCGTTTGTTGCCAACCTGAAATCCAGCTCCCCCACCATCAGACGGACGGCGGCCAGCTCCGCCGTCAGCGTATGCCAACACTCCAGACGCACCAGCTACTTCTATACCTGGCTTCTGAATGTGCTGCTAG GTCTGCTGGTTCCAGTAGACGAGGAGCATCCCAGTCATCTGATTCTGGGGACGTTATTGACTCTACGCTACATGATGCCTCTGCTACAGCAGCAGGTCAACACTACCAGCCTCAAAGGAAGCTTTGGGGTCATGAGGAAGGAGGCAGATGTTCAGCCGACACCTGAGCAGATgctacag GTGTACGAGCTGACCCTACACTACACGCAGCACTGGGATCACAACGTGGTCACGGCGGCTCTggagctcctgcagcagacGTTCAGGACGCCGCCGCCAGAGCTCCTCCACCTGCTCATCACAGCGGGCAGCATTCCTCACGCCACCGTGTTTCGCCAAGACAACGAGAGCCGCGCCCGTTCTGGCAGCATCCTGGAGCTCATTG GAAAAGTGCTCTCTGGGGAGGAGGATGGATTAGAGGACGAGGCGGAGAAGAGTGAGGTTCCTGCTGCAGCCTTCACAG ACGGCTCCTCTGTCTCCCAAGTGGACATCATCACGGAGCAGCCCCGCTCCTCCCAGCACGCCCTACAGCCCGCCGACTCGGTGGACCTCAGCGCCTCCTCGGAGCAGGGGGGCGGAGGTGGGACGTCCGCGTCTGGCACGCCCGAGTCGCCCAACGAAAACGAGGAGGAAATGCTGAGTCGGAGCTCCAGCGGCGGGGCTAACGCCGCCCCGGAAACAGCAGAGTACACCTCCTCAGAAATCGCCGTGCCAGAAGGAGAAGAAGGCGGAGCGATGCTCGCCACTCATGACCGCTCGCTTCCACCCAGCGACTCTTCTCAGACGACCACGGAGGGACCGGACTCTGCTGTGACGCCTTCAGACGTGGCTGAGCTG GTCCTTGATGGCAGTGACAGTCAGTACTCTGGGATGCAGATCGGAACACTGcaggatgaagaagaggaaggaaCGGCGTCATCCTCGCTGGAGGAACCCTCAGAACTGTTCATGCCGTCAGCTCTTG CTCTCAGCAAACCTCACCTCTTTGATGGCCGAGGTCACAACCGACAGGGCTCCGACTGCAGCGTGGACCGTTTCCTCCCCAAAGATGAGCCTGCCGAGTCAGAACCTGACGTTAGGGTCAAG CCGTCACGAATAAAGGGCCCAATTGGACACTACACAGACCAGGGGGCGGAGCCACTCGTGCACTGTGTTCGACTGCTTGCTGCCTCCTTCCTGCTGGCAGGGGAGAAACACG ATTTGATTCCTGACAAAGAGGTGCGCGTCAGTGTGAAGGCCTTGGCGTTGAGCTGCGTCGGAGCTGCAGCCGCTCTGCATCCTGAAGCGTTCTTCAACTCCCTCTACCTGGAGCCGCTGGACGGCGTTCCCCTGCAAG ACCAACAGTACATCAGTGACGTTCTGGACTTCATTGCCCATGGGGACCCTCAGATCAGGGGGGGCACGGCCATCCTCTGCGGAGCCATTTTGCAGGCCGCCCTTACCAAAACCCGCTACAACATAAGCACTTGGCTGGCCAGTGTGCAAAGGGCAACAG GTAACCCTCTGTCCCTGGCGGACTTGGTGCCTCTAATCCAGAAAACTCTAAAGGACGAATCTTCGGTCACCTGTAAGATGGCTTGCGCAGCAGTGAGG CACTGCATCATGACTCTGTGCAGCAGCACCCTGAGTGAGCTCGGCCTGCAGCTCGTCATAGACCTCTTGTCTTTGAGGGATTCTTCCTATTGGCTCGTTCGCACAGAACTCCTGGAGACTTTAGCAGAATTGGACTTCAg atTGATAAGTTTCTTGGAGAGAAAAAGCGACGCTCTACACAAAGGAACCCATCACTACACGGGG AGACTGCAGCTCCAAGACAGAGTCCTGAACGACGTGGTCATATGTCTGTTGGGAGACGATGATCCGAGAGTGCGGCACGTGGCTGCGTCTGTCGTTAGCAG AGTGGTTCCACGGTTGTTCTTTGACTGTGACCAAGGCCAGGTCGACCCTGTGGTGGCAATCGCCAGGGACCAGAGTTCAGTCTACCTTCAGCTACTCATGCACGAGACCCAGCCTCCTTCCCAGTTCACCGTTAGCCCAATCACCAG GACCTACCGAGGTTACAACCTGTCCAACGCCGTGTCTGATGTCACGCTGGAGAACAACCTGTCAAGAGTTGTCACCGCCGTCTCTCACGCCTTCTCGTCCTCTACATCCAGAGCTCTAACT TTTGGCTGCTGTGAGGCTCTGAGCCTCCTGGCGTCAAACTTTCCGGTCTCCACGTGGAGCGCAGGCTGGCACTGTGGCTTCGTTAGCTCCAGCAGCACCTTTTCTTCCCATCCTGGGCTCAGCCGCAGCAGAGGAAGGGCCCTCAG TTTTTCACAGTCCAGCAACACTCCGTCCGCTGCAGCGACTTCCCCAGACGTGGAGCGGAGGACCCTGACTGTGGGGATGGCCAACATGGTGCTCTCCTTATTGTCTTCAGCCTGGTTTCCACTGGATCTTTCTGCACATCAAGACACACTTTTACTCTCGGGGAACCTGATAGCCG CCGTGGCTCCTAAATGTCTGCGCAACCCCTGGGCTGGAGAAGAGGAGGGCAGCGGTGGAAGCGCCGCTGCTGGCCCAAATAAAATGGAGGAGCCCTGGGCGGCGCTGTCGGAACGCACCCTGGTCAACATGGTGGAGCAGCTGTTCTCACATCTGCTGAAGGTCCTCAACATCTGTGCCCATGTGCTGGACGATACACCTCCAGGACCGGCAGTTAAG GCGGCTCTTCCATCCCTGAGCAACACTCCTTCTCTCAGTCCCATCCGTAGGAAAGGGAAGGAAAAGGAGGCTACTGAACCCAACGCTGGTCCCTTGAGTCCCAAAAAAAGCACTGAGGTCAACACAG GCAGACCCCCAGAAGGCACGGGGTCAACAGTGGTCAACAAATCCACCACTCTTGGAAGTTTCTACCACCTGCCCCCTTATCTCAAGCTCTACGATGTCCTAAAGGCCACGCACGCCAACTACAAA GTGACGTTGGATCTCCACAACCATGAGAAGTTTGGCAGTTTTCTTCGCGCCACCTTAGATGTTCTGTCTCAGCTGCTGGAGCTTGCGACTCTGCATGACATCGGGAAG TGTGTCGAGGAAATTCTGGGCTACCTAAAGTCCTGCTTCTCCAGGGAACCCACCATGGCTACTGTTTGTGTGCAGCAG TTGTTGAAGACCCTGTTTGGGACCAACCTGGCGTCTCAACATGAAGGCATTCTGAGTGGACCCAGCCGCTCTCAAGGCAAAGCTCTCCGTCTCGGCTCCTCCAGCCTGCGACCAGGCCTTTATCACTACTGCTTCATGGCTCCGTACACGCACTTCACCCAGGCTCTGGCTGACGCCAGTCTCCGGAACATGGTGCAGGCTGAGCAGGAGCAGGATGCGTCCGG ATGGTTTGATGTCATGCAGAAAGCGTCCAATCAGCTGAGGTCCCACATTGTAAATGCCACGCGACACAGAGGAGACAAG AATGCCATTCACAACCACATTCGACTGTTTGAGCCGCTGGTGATCAAAGCCCTGAAGCAGTACACCACCAGCACCTCTGTGGTCCTGCAGAGACAGGTGCTGGACCTGCTGGCCCAGCTGGTGCAGCTACGAGTCAACTACTGTTTGCTGGACTCGGATCAG GTGTTCATAGGTTTTGTTCTGAAGCAGTTCGAGTACATTGAAGTGGGACAGTTCAG AGATTCTGAGGCCATCAttcccaacatttttttcttcctggtgCTGCTGTCCTATGAGCGATACCACTCCAAGCAGATCATTGGCATCCCTAAGATCATCCAGCTGTGCGACGGCATCATGGCAAGTGGCAGGAAGGCCGTCACACATG CCATCCCGGCCTTGCAGCCCATAGTTCACGACCTGTTCATCCTGCGGGGTTCCAACAAAGCAGACGCAGGCAAAGAGCTGGAAACACAGAAGGAAGTGGTGGTCTCCATGCTGCTGCGACTCATACAGCACCATCAG GTGTTGGAGATGTTCATCCTGGTGCTGCAGCAGTGTCACAAAGAAAATGAGGATAAGTGGAAGAGGCTGTCCCGGCAGATCGCTGACGTCATACTGCCCATGATTGCCAAACAGCAG ATGCATTTGGACTCCCCCGAAGCGTTGGGAGTGTTGAACACACTGTTTGAGAGCGTGGCCCCCTCCTCCCTCAGACCTGTGGACATGCTGCTCAAGAGCATGTTCACCATCCCAGCCAGCATG GCCTCGGTCGCCACAGTCCAGCTGTGGGTGTCTGGCATCCTGGCTGTGCTCAGGGTGCTGATCTCTCAGTCCACCGAGGACATTGTTCTGTCCCGCGTCCACGAACTGTCCCTCTCCCCTCACTTCCTGTCCTGCCGCACCATCCGCCGCCTGCAACAGCAGGGCGCCGCCCAGTGCGAGCTTCCTGCTGCTGAAACGCTTTCCAACCAAGAAGCTAATGGAGACGCACAGAAAGCTCCACCGGAGGAGACGTTTGCTCG GTTCCTCCTTCAGCTGGTCGGCGTTTTACTCGACGACATTTCCAGCAGGCGGGTGAAGGTGGAAATCACGGAGCAGCAGCACACCTTCTACTGCCAGCAGCTGGGCACGCTGCTCATGTGTCTCATACATGTCTTCAAGAGTG GCATGTTTCGCAGGATCACGGCAGCAGCCAGCCGTCTCCTGAAGGCCGAGAGCGGAGGAGGTCTGACCGGTTCCGAAGCAAACCTCTTCTACCCCTTAGAGGGGCTGAACAGCAAGGTCCAGTGCCTCATAACCACCCATCCTCCGCTGGTTCTGCTGTGGTGCCAGGTCCTCCTCATTATCAACTACACCAACTACAGCTGGTGGGCGGAGGTTCATCAAACACAGAG acgccACAGCCTCTCCTCCACCAAGCTACTGAGCTCCCACTCCTCTGGAGAGGGCGAAGAGGAAAGCTGCGAGTCGCGGTTAGCCGTGGTGAACAGAGAGATCGTACGCAGTGGAGCCTTAATCCTCTTCTGTGACTACGTG TGCCAGAACCTTCATGACTCGGAGCATCTGACTTGGCTGATTGTCAATCACGTGCGTGACCTCATCGCCCTCTCCCATGAGCCTCCAGTTCAGGATTTCATCAGCGCTGTCCACCGCAACTCAGCCGCCAGCGGCCTCTTCATCCAGGCCATCCAGTCCCGCTGTGACAACCTCACTGCT CCCACCACGTTGAAGAAGACTCTGCAGTGTTTGGAGGGGATCCACCTCAGTCAGTCTGGATCTCTGCTGATGCTGTACGTGGACAAACTGCTGGATACACCTTTCAGGGTTCTGGCTCGCATGGTGGACACACTGGCGTGTCGCAGAGTGGAGATGCTGCTGGCTGAGACTCTCCAG AACAGTATAGCCCAGCTACCTGTGGAGGAACTGGACAGGATCCAGGAATACCTCCAGACCAGTGGACTGGCTCAAAG GCATCAGAGGTTCTACTCCCTGCTGGACAGGTTCAGAGCAACCGTTGCCAACAGCAGGAGCCCCACCCCTCCAGTGACATCACACCCATTGGATGGAAATCCACCCCCTTCCCCTGAGCAGGTTGTCGCTGATAAG GAATGGTACGTGGCTCTGGTGAAGTCCCAGTGTGGTCTTCGTGGAGATGTTTCCCTGTCCGAGACGACAGAGCTCCTCACTAAACTACCTTCTGCCGAGCTGTTAAACACCATGAGCCGCAAG GATTTCAACCTCGGCCTGTTGTGTCCATCCGTGAGCGTGGGGGTTCAGAGGTTGGCACGAGGCCAGGGCCCACTTTTGTTGGAGACGACCTTGCAGGTCACACTAGATCAGCTGGCAGAGGTCACCGGGTCACTTCCTGTTCCACACCAGTCCTTCCTGCCTCCACCTGAACCCCAGCCTTACTGGGAGCAGCTGGCTGATCTGTACG ACAAACCAGGTTTCTACTCCAGGGTTTTGGCGCTGTGCAGAGCGCTGTCCCAGTATTTACTGAAAGTGGGCCAGCTGCCTTCATCACTGCAAATTCCTTCTGACAaggagcacctcatcaccaccttCACCTGCACTGCCACAGAG GTTGTGGCGTGGCGCCTGCTCCACGACCAGCTGCCCCTGAGTGTGGACCTGCAGTGGGCCCTGTCCTGTCTGTGTCTGTCCCTGCAGCAGCCCTGTGTCTGGAACAAGCTCTCCACCCCGGAGTACACCACCCAAACCTGCTCCCTCGTCTACTGCCTACGCCTCATTATTGTTGCAG TGGCCGTGAGTCCAGGTGACCGCCTGCTGCATGCAGAGAAAAGACAGGCGGGGGACAAAGACGCTGATGCAGATGATGTGCATTCGGGGCGTGCCAAAA acCCGTGTGAGTGGCGGGCATGTGAGATAATGGCGGAGCTGGTGGAAGGCCTGCAGAGCGTCCTCTGCCTGGGTCACCCCAAGAACTCTGCGTTCCCTGCTTTTGTTACCCCGATGTTGCGCAACATCATCATCAGTCTGTCCCGGCTGCCGCTGGTCAACAGCTACACCCGAGTGCCTCCGCTG GTTTGGAAACTGGGCTGGTCCCCCCAGCCAGGAGGAGAGTTTGGCACCACGCTGCCAGAGATCCCCGTGGACTTCCTGCATGAGAAGGACGTCTTCAGAGAGTTTCTGTACCGCATCAACACTCTGG GCTGGAGCAGCAGGACGCAGTTTGAGGAGACCTGGGCCACGCTGCTGGGGGTGCTGGTCACCCAACCCATAACGATGGACCAGGAGGAGACGCAACAGGAG GAGGACCTGGAGCGCACTCAGCTCAATGTGTTGGCGGTGCAGGCCATCACCAGCCTGGTGCTGAGCGCCATGACCCTGCCCACGGCTGGCAACCCGGCTGTCAGCTGTCCGGAACAGCAGCCGCGCAACAAAAGCCTCAAAGCCCTGGAGACGCG GTTTGGGAGGAAGCTGGCTGTCATACGGGGGGAGGTGGAGAGGGAGATTCAGGCTCTGGTGTCAAAGAGGGACAACGTTCACACGCACCACCCGTACCACGCCTGGGACCCCGTCCCCTCCCTGTCGGTGGCGTCTGCAG GAACGCTCATCAGCCACGACAAGCTGCTGCTTCAGATCAACACCGAGAGAGACATGGGCAACATGGACTACAAACTGGGGCAG GTCTCCATCCATTCAGTCTGGTTGGGAAATAACATCACTCCACTCAGGGAGGAGGAGTGGggggaggatgaagaggatgaagcCGACACCCCTGCACCCACCTCGCCACCGTTATCTCCTATAAACTCCAG GAAACACCGGGCTGGAGTGGACATCCACTCGTGTTCCCAGTTCCTCCTGGAGCTCTACAGTCAGTGGCTGATCCCCGGCTCCTCGGGTCACAGGAGGACCCCCACCATCCTCATCAGTGAAGTGGTTCGATCG CTGCTGGCAGTGTCGGACCTGTTCACGGAGCGGAACCAGTTTGACATGATGTTCTCGACGCTGATGGAGCTGCACAGGCTTCACCCACCAGAGGACGAGATCCTGAACCAGTACCTGGTGCCTGCCATCTGTaaagctgctgctgtgctgggCATG GACAAAGCGATCGCTGAGCCTGTTTGCCGCCTGCTGGAGACCACCCTGCGCAGCACCCACCTGCCCAGCCGCATGGGGGCCCTGCACGGCGTGCTGTACGTGCTGGAGTGCGACCTGCTGGACGACACCGCCAAGCAGCTCATACCTACAGTGTCGGAGTATCTTCTGTCGAACCTCAGGGCCATTGCTCA TTGTGTGAACTTGCACAACCAGCAGCATGTGTTGGTGATGTGTGCAGTGGCCTTCTACATGATGGAGAACTACCCGTTGGACGTCGGACCAGAGTTTGTGGCTGCAGTTATCCAG TTGTGTGGGGTCATGGTGTCGGCCAGCGAAGACTGCACGCCCTCCATCATCTACCACTGCGTGCTGCGCGGGCTAGAGCGCCTCCTGCTGTCGGAGCAGTTGTCCCGCATGGACGGAGAGGCGCTGGTGAAGCTCAGCGTGGACCGCGTCAACGCGTCGTCGCCGCACAGAGCCATGGCCGCCCTGGGCCTCATGCTCACCTGCATGTACACCG CGGTGCTTACGTCGGGCTCAGATGGGGTTAGAGGTCAGGTTGACTCTGCTGTAGCGGAGGCGGCGGCCGTCATGGAGGGTCATGTTGGTTTCTCCTTAGGCAAGGAGAAAGCCAGCCCCGCCAGCAGGCCTGCCCACCCCGACCCGCAGGCCCCAGACAGCGAGTCCATCATCGTGGCCATGGAGCGGGTCTCCGTGCTCTTCGACAG GATCAGGAAGGGTTTTCCCAGTGAGGCCCGGGTGGTGTCCAGGATTCTGCCCCAGTTTCTGGACGATTTCTTCCCTCCACAGGACATCATGAACAAGGTCATCGGAGAGTTCCTGTCCAACCAGCAGCCTTACCCACAATTCATGGCCACCGTGGTCTACAGG GTGTTCCAGACGCTCCACGCCACGGGCCAGTCGTCCATGGTGCGAGACTGGGTGCTGCTGTCTCTGTCCAACTTCACCCAGAGGACCCCGGTGGCCATGGCCATGTGGAGCCTGTCCTGCTTCTTCGTCTCAGCCTCCACCTCGCAGTGGATCTCTGCTCT CCTGCCGCACGTGATCAGTCGAATGGGCTCCATCGAGGTGGTGGACGTCAACCTGTTCTGCGTGGTGGCCATGGATTTCTACCGGCACCAGATCGACGAGGAGCTGGACCGCAGGGCGTTCCAGTCCGTCTTCGAGACCGTGGCGGCGCCCGGCAGCCCCTACCACCGGCTGCTCAGCTGTCTGCAGTCCATCCACCAGGACACGTCGCTGTAA